In Streptomyces nojiriensis, the sequence CGGTGTGGAGGCCATCGGGTTGGCGGATACGGATGATCCCGCGCTGTTCGTCGGGGAGGCCGAGGGGCGAGTCTCGGTGGCCGTTCCACTTGATGACGCGGTGCGAGCGGACTACTACCGACCGCTCACGCGGTACATCCTCGGCCGCGCGAGTCTGACGGGGCGGCAGGAGTGGCCGTAGCTCCTCTTCCCCACTCGTATCACGCGCCCCTACTCTGGGGAGTGAGCGTGCGACGACGAGGAGTAACCGGAGGGGAAGCCGGTGCCCGTCATGCGCGGAAGGTCAAGGTGTGTCATGGCTGCTGGCGAGAGGCCTCTCAGTGAGGTTCAGTTCCTGACCGTGGCGGAGGTCGCCTCGGTGATGCGAGTGTCGAAGATGACCGTGTACCGGCTGGTGCACAACGGTCATCTGCCCGCAATCCGGGTGGGCCGGTCCTTCCGGGTCCCCGAGAACGCGGTCCACGAGTACCTCCGAGAGTCCTATGTGGGGGTGGAGTCGGCCTGAGACTGAGGCTCGGGACGCCCCTGGCTACGACGCGGAAGCGCTCGGATTACAAGCTCAGAGCTCGGGCGGGTAGGCTAGGCCGACGTAGGTCGTGTGGGCCCAGACGCCCCGCACCAGTGAAGAGAAGTGAGCGAGGGTAGTCGTGGGCTCTGTTATCAAGAAGCGGCGCAAGCGGATGGCTAAGAAGAAGCACCGCAAGCTGCTCAAGCGCACCCGCGTCCAGCGCCGTAACAAGAAGTAAACGGCAGCTGTACGTGTTCTCCGCAGCCCCTCCACCATCCTTGGTGGAGGGGCTGCGGTGCAGCCGGGGGACTTCTCGAGGGAGGCGCTGAGCTCGTGGGGAAGGTCGTACTCGTCACCGGGGCTGCCCGGCAGTTGGGCGGCCGCTTCGTGCGCCGGATCCAGCGTGATCCGGACGTCGAGCGGGTGATCGCGGTGGACGCCGTGACACCGCCGCACCGGCTCGGATCGGCGGAGTTCGTCCGTACGGACATCAGACGGTCGGCGATCGCCAGAGTGCTGGCCGAGCACGCCGTCGACACGGTGGTCCATCTGGCGGTCACCGGAGGCAGCGCGGGAACGGGCGGTGCGCACAGCACCGTCAAGGAAACGAACGTCATCGGCACCATGCAGCTCCTCGGGGCCTGCCAGAAGTCGCCGACGGTACGACGGCTCGTGGTGAAGTCCAGTACCAGCGTCTACGGCGGCACCCCCCGGGACCCGGCCGTCTTCACCGAGACCACGGAGCCGAAGTCCCTGCCGGCGGGCGGCTTCGCCAAGGACGCCGCCGAGGTCGAGGGCTACGTACGGGGCTTCGCGCGCAGACGGCCGGACGTCGCGGTGTGCGTCCTGCGGTTCGCGAACATCCTGGGGCCCTTCGCGGACTCGGCGCTCGCCGAGTACTTCTCGATCCCGGTGATGCCGACCGTGCTGGGGTACGACCCGCGGCTGCAGTTCGTGCACGAGGACGACGTCCTCGAAGTGCTGCGGCTGGCGGCGCGGGAGCCCCGGCGCGGGACCTTGAACAGCGGGACGTTCAACGTCGCGGGTGACGGCGTACTGCTGCTGTCGCAGTGCTCGCGGCGGCTCGGCCGGCCCACGCTGCCGCTGCTGCTGCCCGCGTTGAACTGGGTGGGCGCCGCGCTGCGGACGGTCGGGGCCAGTGACTTCTCGCCGGAGCAGATAAGGCTGCTCACCCACGGCCGGGTCGTGGAGACCACGCAGATGCGCGAGGTCCTCGGCTTCGAGCCGCTCTACACGACCGCCGAGACCTTCGCGGACTTCGCGCGGAGCCGGGGGACAGGTCTGCTGCCGCCGGAGCGGGTCGGACGGGCCGTGGACCGGGTGGCGGCCATGCTGGACGCAGACGGGCTCGACGGGCTCGAGGACGACGCCTACGCGGCTGAAGGAGCGAAGCGATAGTGGCGGACGCCAAGGTCATTCCGTTCGACGAGGACCGGCCGCGGCGGCGGATCCCCCGCCGTGTGCGGGCGGTGCCCGCTGCCGAGCCGGTGGTGGAGCCGCCGGCGGCTCCCGAGCCGGCGCCGGCCGCGGCGCCCGGTGACAGCTGGGACCGGCGGATCGCCGGCGGGCTGGCGTTCCTGCGGCGGCGGGTCACCGGGGACTACGAGGTCGACGACTTCGGCTACGACAAGGAGCTGACGGACCAGGTCCTGATGTCCCTGATGCGGCCGCTGTACGACAAGTACTTCCGGGTCGAGGTCAAGGGCATCGAGAACATCCCGGCGGAGGGCGGCGCGCTGATCGTGGCCAACCACTCCGGGACGCTGCCGCTCGACGGGCTGATGCTCCAGGTCGCCGTGCACGACCACCACCCGGCGGAGCGGCACCTGCGGCTGCTGGCGGCGGACCTGGTGTTCATGCTGCCGGTGGTCAACGAGCTGGCCCGCAAGGCGGGGCACACCCTGGCGTGCGCGGAGGACGCGCAGCGGCTGCTGGAGGCCGGGGAGCTGGTCGGTGTGATGCCGGAGGGCTTCAAGGGGATAGGGAAGCCGTTCGGGGACCGGTACAAGCTGCAGCGGTTCGGGCGCGGCGGGTTCGTGTCGACGGCGCTTCGGGCGGGGACGCCGATCGTGCCGTGCTCGATCGTGGGGGCGGAGGAGATCTACCCCATGGTCGGCAACGCGAAGACGCTCGCACGGCTGCTGGGGGTCCCGTACTTCCCGATCACGCCGACGTTCCCGTGGCTGGGGCCGCTGGGCGCGGTGCCTTTGCCGACGAAGTGGACGATCCAGTTCGGGGAGCCGATCCCGACGGACGGGTACGCCGCGGAGGCGGCGGAGGACCCGATGCTGATGTTCAACCTCACGGACCAGGTGCGGGAGCAGATCCAGCACACGCTCTACAAGCTGCTGGTGCAGCGGCGGTCCGTGTTCTTCTGACGCACGGTCGGCGGAGGCCGAAGGAAAGGGCGGGGCTGCTTCGGCAGCCCCGCCCTTTCCTGTTACTCGGCGTCCTCCGCGCCCAGGCCCAGGCCCGGGAGGAGCCCCGGGAGCAGGGGCGGGATGGTGATGTCCGGCTTCGGATTCTCCGGCGTGCCCGAGGGGGGCGGGGTCGACTGTCCCGCGGGCGGGTTGAGCAGGTCGCCCGTACCGCCGAGGAGGCCGCCGGCGGGCGGCCGGGAGCTGCCCGAGGGGGACGGCGTCGCGGGGCTGCCGGAGGGCGTGCTGCCGGCCGCCGGGGCGGATGGTCGGGCGCCGCTGGGGGTGCCCGGCTTGGCGGACGAGCCGGGGGTGCCTCCGGTGCGGTGGGTCTGCTCCGGTGCCTTGGGGAGCAGGCTCTGCAGCGGCGCCACGTCTTCGTCTATGGCCTGGAAGACCGACTCCACCTCACCGCCGACGTCCGTGAGCTGCGCCGGGAGCTTTTCGCGGAGCTTGCCCCACGCGTCGCGGTGGGAGCGGGAGAACGACGACAGCTTCTGGATAGGGCCGAGCGAGCCGTCCCGTTCGTACGCGGCCTGGAGGAGGCGGTGGCCTTCCTCCGCGTCGTGCTTCACGCCCGCCAGGGCCCGGCGGATCGCGCCCAGGGACTCGTGGTCCAGGTCGCCCAGCCGGCCCCGTTCCATCAGCCGGCGGGCTTCCGACAGGCGGTTCGAGGCCTGGTCGAGATAGAGCTCGCCCCGGTCCGAGTCGTCGTC encodes:
- a CDS encoding helix-turn-helix domain-containing protein, which produces MAAGERPLSEVQFLTVAEVASVMRVSKMTVYRLVHNGHLPAIRVGRSFRVPENAVHEYLRESYVGVESA
- a CDS encoding 30S ribosomal protein bS22, giving the protein MGSVIKKRRKRMAKKKHRKLLKRTRVQRRNKK
- a CDS encoding NAD-dependent epimerase/dehydratase family protein gives rise to the protein MGKVVLVTGAARQLGGRFVRRIQRDPDVERVIAVDAVTPPHRLGSAEFVRTDIRRSAIARVLAEHAVDTVVHLAVTGGSAGTGGAHSTVKETNVIGTMQLLGACQKSPTVRRLVVKSSTSVYGGTPRDPAVFTETTEPKSLPAGGFAKDAAEVEGYVRGFARRRPDVAVCVLRFANILGPFADSALAEYFSIPVMPTVLGYDPRLQFVHEDDVLEVLRLAAREPRRGTLNSGTFNVAGDGVLLLSQCSRRLGRPTLPLLLPALNWVGAALRTVGASDFSPEQIRLLTHGRVVETTQMREVLGFEPLYTTAETFADFARSRGTGLLPPERVGRAVDRVAAMLDADGLDGLEDDAYAAEGAKR
- a CDS encoding lysophospholipid acyltransferase family protein, translating into MADAKVIPFDEDRPRRRIPRRVRAVPAAEPVVEPPAAPEPAPAAAPGDSWDRRIAGGLAFLRRRVTGDYEVDDFGYDKELTDQVLMSLMRPLYDKYFRVEVKGIENIPAEGGALIVANHSGTLPLDGLMLQVAVHDHHPAERHLRLLAADLVFMLPVVNELARKAGHTLACAEDAQRLLEAGELVGVMPEGFKGIGKPFGDRYKLQRFGRGGFVSTALRAGTPIVPCSIVGAEEIYPMVGNAKTLARLLGVPYFPITPTFPWLGPLGAVPLPTKWTIQFGEPIPTDGYAAEAAEDPMLMFNLTDQVREQIQHTLYKLLVQRRSVFF
- a CDS encoding DUF5667 domain-containing protein; the encoded protein is MIANVTPHRRANAFAQALEDRTPSDLPDPDSAAEQSEAPAEPADHDRLLALASVLGERMPRPVLDPEVKVVQRAQLIAAMEAMVLEERAGGGAASDPQVPEQRTGRGAHRATPLRKLRPRSRWSKGIAAGGLTVGVAAGAFSGVAAASSDALPGDHLYPVKRGMEDLKLGMADDDSDRGELYLDQASNRLSEARRLMERGRLGDLDHESLGAIRRALAGVKHDAEEGHRLLQAAYERDGSLGPIQKLSSFSRSHRDAWGKLREKLPAQLTDVGGEVESVFQAIDEDVAPLQSLLPKAPEQTHRTGGTPGSSAKPGTPSGARPSAPAAGSTPSGSPATPSPSGSSRPPAGGLLGGTGDLLNPPAGQSTPPPSGTPENPKPDITIPPLLPGLLPGLGLGAEDAE